From Halomicrobium salinisoli, the proteins below share one genomic window:
- a CDS encoding NUDIX domain-containing protein gives MSPPAAPWDGDADPDWPVHDAVVAWETPFFEAGYDVVERPNGNRTNYYWLEPSDAAIVLAVDDGEVVVVEQYRPRHRMREIGLPAGGVDEGEAPAAAARRELREETGYRAGTVTHVESYVPSGWVRYRRHVYVAEDLTPGDPDPDEGEWIETDTVPADEVIDVVRDREGPVNGGALTPLLLAREEGLL, from the coding sequence GTGAGCCCGCCGGCCGCTCCCTGGGACGGGGACGCCGATCCCGACTGGCCCGTCCACGACGCCGTCGTCGCCTGGGAGACGCCGTTCTTCGAGGCCGGCTACGACGTCGTCGAGCGGCCGAACGGGAACCGAACGAACTACTACTGGCTCGAACCGTCAGACGCCGCAATCGTGCTCGCGGTCGACGACGGCGAGGTCGTCGTGGTCGAGCAGTACCGTCCCCGTCACCGGATGCGCGAGATCGGACTGCCGGCGGGGGGAGTCGACGAGGGCGAGGCCCCCGCGGCCGCCGCCCGCCGCGAGCTGCGCGAAGAGACGGGCTACCGCGCCGGGACGGTGACCCACGTCGAGTCGTACGTCCCCTCGGGGTGGGTCCGCTACCGCCGGCACGTCTACGTCGCCGAGGACCTGACGCCGGGCGACCCCGACCCCGACGAGGGCGAGTGGATCGAGACCGACACCGTCCCCGCCGACGAGGTGATCGACGTCGTCCGCGACCGCGAGGGCCCCGTCAACGGCGGCGCCCTGACACCCCTGCTGCTGGCGAGGGAGGAGGGGCTGCTGTAG
- a CDS encoding NUDIX hydrolase: MSDRESTHEWPVRERATEYETGWYTGGYDRVEQPDGSEKDYYWAELPDAVVVVAKTGDDLVFVDQYRPTIREQCLELPAGIVEDGESYTEAARRELREETGFDPAGVSLLEEFWCSTGVLRHRRGIVFAEGLEPAERDLDDNEFLSVRTVPVEDALDVARREPANDATIEGILLAREDGLL, translated from the coding sequence GTGAGCGACCGCGAGTCAACCCACGAGTGGCCCGTTCGCGAGCGCGCGACCGAGTACGAGACCGGCTGGTACACCGGCGGGTACGACCGCGTCGAGCAACCGGACGGCTCCGAGAAGGACTACTACTGGGCCGAACTGCCCGACGCCGTCGTCGTCGTGGCGAAGACCGGCGACGACCTCGTCTTCGTCGACCAGTACCGCCCGACCATCCGCGAGCAGTGCCTGGAACTGCCGGCGGGCATCGTCGAGGACGGCGAGTCCTACACCGAGGCGGCCCGCCGCGAACTGCGGGAGGAGACCGGCTTCGACCCCGCCGGCGTCTCCCTGCTGGAGGAGTTCTGGTGCTCGACCGGCGTCCTCCGCCACCGGCGTGGTATCGTCTTCGCCGAGGGCCTGGAACCCGCCGAGCGGGACCTCGACGACAACGAGTTCCTCTCGGTGCGGACCGTCCCCGTCGAGGACGCGCTGGACGTCGCCCGGCGCGAACCCGCCAACGACGCCACTATCGAGGGGATCCTGCTGGCGAGGGAGGACGGCCTGCTGTGA
- the rimI gene encoding ribosomal protein S18-alanine N-acetyltransferase: protein MTTVASDDDAVSVRQATPGDLLRIHRIEQLAFPQPWPMSAFENYLEEPGFLVAEADGGVVGYVVADSVPNHGTPLGHVKDIAVAPDHRGEGVGRTLLDSALETLREGGAGSVKLEVRASNDVAISLYRAFDFEHQRTVPNYYGNGEDALVMVRGLD from the coding sequence GTGACGACCGTCGCGTCAGACGACGACGCCGTCTCGGTCAGGCAGGCGACGCCGGGGGACCTGCTGCGGATCCACCGGATCGAGCAGCTCGCTTTCCCCCAGCCCTGGCCGATGTCGGCGTTCGAGAACTACCTCGAGGAGCCGGGCTTCCTGGTGGCGGAGGCCGACGGCGGCGTCGTCGGCTACGTCGTGGCCGACTCCGTCCCCAACCACGGCACGCCGCTGGGCCACGTCAAGGACATCGCCGTCGCCCCGGACCATCGGGGCGAAGGCGTCGGCCGGACGCTGCTCGACAGCGCGCTGGAGACGCTGCGCGAGGGGGGCGCCGGCTCGGTCAAGCTCGAAGTGCGCGCCTCCAACGACGTCGCCATCTCGCTGTACCGCGCGTTCGACTTCGAGCACCAGCGGACCGTCCCCAACTACTACGGCAACGGCGAGGACGCCCTCGTGATGGTCCGCGGCCTGGACTAG
- a CDS encoding DUF5810 domain-containing protein yields MGYACPVCEDPQADAEHLANHLAFTAMTGGGDHEEWLDERVPEWGEMGESELADVVVEYAEEEEFPQVFEESGVRDHDHGGGHQHGHDHGHGGAGGIDETAARARGSGEMDDDAQEILREAQRLTEEMREEAADADDAEGGDNDGAADGDGAADDRGEGETE; encoded by the coding sequence ATGGGCTACGCCTGTCCCGTCTGCGAGGACCCGCAGGCCGACGCGGAACACCTGGCGAACCACCTCGCGTTCACGGCGATGACCGGCGGCGGCGACCACGAGGAGTGGCTCGACGAGCGCGTCCCGGAGTGGGGAGAAATGGGCGAGTCGGAGCTGGCCGACGTGGTCGTCGAGTACGCCGAGGAGGAGGAGTTCCCGCAGGTGTTCGAGGAGAGCGGGGTCCGCGACCACGACCACGGCGGTGGTCACCAGCACGGCCACGACCACGGGCACGGCGGCGCGGGCGGCATCGACGAGACCGCGGCGCGGGCCCGCGGGAGCGGCGAGATGGACGACGACGCGCAGGAGATCCTCCGCGAGGCCCAGCGGCTGACCGAGGAGATGCGCGAGGAGGCGGCGGACGCTGACGACGCCGAAGGCGGAGACAACGACGGAGCGGCCGACGGTGACGGAGCGGCCGACGACCGCGGCGAAGGCGAAACGGAGTAG
- a CDS encoding tubulin/FtsZ family protein translates to MKLALIGFGQAGGKIVDKFLEYEDRTGQDVVRAPIAVNSATVDLQGLERIPEDNRVLIGQSRVKGHGVGADNELGAEIAEADLDEIQAAIDRVPVHEVDAFLVVAGLGGGTGSGGAPVLAKHLKHVYEEPVFGLGVLPAADEGGIYTLNAARSFRTFVREVDNLLVFDNDAWRSAGESMAEGYDAINEEIVTRFGVLFGAGEAAAGDQVAESVVDSSEIINTLDGGGVSTVGYAREPVERSDDGGGFLSRLGGGSGGSDRDAVDTTNRITSLVRKAALGRLTLPCDIDGAERTLLVAAGPPEHLNRKGIERGRKWLEEETGSMEVRGGDYPLPGSDSVAGVVLFSGVHQVPRVKELQKVAIEAQDNIEEIRAESEDNLQNLVHEGAEELAPLY, encoded by the coding sequence ATGAAACTCGCACTCATCGGCTTCGGGCAGGCAGGCGGCAAGATCGTCGACAAGTTCCTCGAGTACGAGGACCGGACCGGCCAGGACGTCGTCCGCGCGCCGATCGCGGTCAACTCCGCGACGGTCGACCTGCAGGGGTTAGAGCGGATCCCGGAGGACAACAGGGTCCTGATCGGCCAGTCCCGCGTCAAGGGCCACGGCGTCGGCGCCGACAACGAGCTGGGCGCCGAGATCGCCGAGGCCGACCTCGACGAGATCCAGGCGGCCATCGACCGCGTCCCGGTCCACGAGGTGGACGCGTTCCTCGTCGTGGCCGGGCTCGGCGGCGGGACCGGCAGCGGCGGCGCGCCCGTCCTCGCCAAGCACCTCAAGCACGTCTACGAGGAGCCCGTGTTCGGCCTGGGCGTGCTGCCCGCGGCCGACGAGGGCGGCATCTACACACTCAACGCCGCGCGCTCGTTCCGGACGTTCGTGCGCGAGGTGGACAACCTCCTGGTGTTCGACAACGACGCCTGGCGGTCGGCGGGCGAGTCGATGGCCGAGGGCTACGACGCGATCAACGAGGAGATCGTCACGCGGTTCGGCGTGCTGTTCGGCGCCGGCGAGGCCGCGGCCGGCGATCAGGTCGCGGAGAGCGTCGTCGACTCCTCCGAGATCATCAACACGCTCGACGGCGGCGGCGTGTCGACGGTCGGCTACGCCCGCGAACCCGTCGAGCGATCGGACGACGGCGGCGGCTTCCTGTCGCGGCTGGGCGGCGGGAGCGGCGGATCGGACCGGGACGCCGTCGACACGACCAACCGCATCACGTCGCTCGTGCGCAAGGCCGCGCTGGGTCGGCTCACGCTGCCCTGCGATATCGACGGCGCCGAGCGGACGCTGCTGGTCGCCGCCGGCCCGCCCGAACACCTCAACCGCAAGGGCATCGAGCGCGGCCGGAAGTGGCTCGAGGAGGAGACCGGCTCCATGGAGGTCCGCGGCGGCGACTACCCGCTGCCCGGGTCCGACTCGGTCGCCGGCGTCGTCCTCTTCTCCGGCGTCCACCAGGTCCCCCGGGTCAAGGAGCTCCAGAAGGTCGCCATCGAGGCCCAGGACAACATCGAGGAGATCCGCGCCGAGAGCGAGGACAACCTCCAGAACCTCGTCCACGAGGGCGCCGAGGAACTCGCCCCGCTGTACTGA
- a CDS encoding GNAT family N-acetyltransferase: MATFRRLEGDEVVRQAVAIDHAFGSDPGPPDYDGPDDVKDRIAERWGLFEDGDLVSTCALYDLDVTLAGDRRPVGGFAAFTTPPEHRSAGHGRTLQREALRVFRDRGYPYAALWPNSIPYYRRSGWALVHAETEYRFPADALPSADGDGAFDRLTPDEYERLVPAYEDWAAGYELALDRSARWWRERTLDDDWIYAWTPSAADEPAGYVAFRLRGESEDGSGATMVVDELVARTEDARRQLLELVRRHAPQVDAVRWSAPEETRLVHEAADPKAVTATVEPGAMGRIVDLEAAIDLLPGERNPHRSVTIDVDDPLLPATDETVRIEPGPDGPTCERVEDDADADAEPGVGLLSKLYVGTLAPSTAADRDLLSAADDAVAALDALFPERRVYLTDFF, encoded by the coding sequence ATGGCTACCTTTCGTCGGCTCGAGGGCGACGAGGTCGTCCGGCAGGCCGTCGCCATCGACCACGCCTTCGGCTCCGACCCGGGCCCGCCGGACTACGACGGGCCCGACGACGTGAAAGACCGGATCGCCGAGCGGTGGGGCCTGTTCGAGGACGGGGACCTGGTCTCGACCTGTGCCCTGTACGACCTCGACGTCACGCTGGCCGGGGACCGGCGTCCCGTGGGCGGGTTCGCCGCGTTCACGACGCCGCCGGAGCACCGGTCGGCGGGCCACGGCCGAACTCTCCAGCGCGAGGCCCTGCGAGTCTTCCGCGACCGGGGCTACCCATACGCGGCGCTCTGGCCGAACTCGATCCCCTACTACCGCCGCTCCGGCTGGGCGCTGGTCCACGCGGAGACCGAGTACCGCTTCCCGGCGGACGCCCTGCCGAGCGCGGACGGCGACGGCGCCTTCGATCGGCTGACGCCCGACGAGTACGAGCGGCTGGTCCCGGCCTACGAGGACTGGGCGGCGGGCTACGAACTCGCGCTCGACCGATCGGCGCGGTGGTGGCGCGAGCGGACGCTCGACGACGACTGGATCTACGCCTGGACGCCATCGGCGGCCGACGAACCGGCGGGGTACGTCGCGTTCAGGCTCCGCGGCGAGAGCGAGGACGGGAGCGGCGCGACGATGGTCGTCGACGAACTGGTCGCCCGGACGGAGGACGCCCGTCGACAGCTACTGGAACTCGTGCGCCGGCACGCGCCGCAGGTCGACGCGGTGCGGTGGTCCGCGCCGGAGGAGACCCGGCTGGTCCACGAGGCCGCCGACCCGAAGGCAGTCACCGCGACGGTCGAGCCGGGAGCGATGGGTCGGATCGTCGACCTCGAAGCGGCCATCGACCTGCTGCCCGGCGAGCGGAACCCTCATCGGTCCGTGACCATCGACGTCGACGACCCGTTGCTGCCCGCCACCGACGAGACGGTACGGATCGAGCCGGGCCCCGACGGGCCGACCTGCGAGCGCGTCGAAGACGATGCGGACGCCGACGCGGAACCGGGCGTCGGCCTGCTCTCGAAGCTGTACGTCGGGACGCTCGCGCCGTCGACGGCGGCCGACCGGGACCTGCTGTCCGCGGCCGACGACGCCGTCGCCGCCCTCGACGCGCTCTTCCCGGAGCGACGGGTGTACCTCACCGACTTCTTCTGA
- a CDS encoding pyridoxamine 5'-phosphate oxidase family protein, with the protein MTTDVPDEAEALLTSEPLVAHLGTCHDGKPHVAPVWYRYDDGVVEVAIAGRKLANVRENPRVALSVQKDEGGRARWGASIRGTATVIDDEDEAGEVLQRINRKYDADDDAWSENTPVRIDVGSVDYWTYDDE; encoded by the coding sequence GTGACCACGGACGTCCCAGACGAGGCCGAGGCACTGCTCACGAGCGAGCCCCTCGTCGCCCACCTCGGGACCTGTCACGACGGCAAGCCACACGTCGCCCCAGTGTGGTACCGCTACGACGACGGCGTCGTCGAGGTCGCGATCGCGGGCCGCAAGCTCGCCAACGTCCGCGAGAACCCCCGCGTCGCGCTGTCGGTCCAGAAGGACGAGGGCGGCCGCGCGCGGTGGGGCGCGTCGATCCGCGGCACGGCGACGGTGATCGACGACGAGGACGAGGCCGGCGAGGTCCTGCAGCGGATCAACCGCAAGTACGACGCCGACGACGACGCCTGGTCGGAGAACACGCCCGTCCGGATCGACGTGGGCTCGGTCGACTACTGGACCTACGACGACGAGTAG
- a CDS encoding DUF5809 family protein yields the protein MHTEGTFSPETADEASERYEDLGATAQLVVKEVAKAMEFDAEEYEERVTGEVVETARDALFADRLEVTVGTRTEYEEWRDGADREVIEVGSDNVDNVVWHAPPFADAAVAATFQDEERAAVDTLRRQAFGRLYRDVV from the coding sequence ATGCACACCGAGGGGACGTTCTCGCCGGAGACGGCCGACGAGGCCAGCGAGCGCTACGAGGACCTGGGAGCGACGGCCCAGCTGGTCGTCAAAGAGGTCGCGAAGGCGATGGAGTTCGACGCCGAGGAGTACGAGGAGCGCGTCACGGGCGAGGTGGTCGAGACGGCCCGCGACGCGCTGTTCGCCGATCGGCTCGAAGTCACGGTCGGCACGCGGACGGAGTACGAGGAGTGGCGCGACGGCGCCGACCGCGAGGTGATCGAGGTCGGATCGGACAACGTCGACAACGTGGTCTGGCACGCGCCGCCGTTCGCCGACGCCGCCGTGGCAGCTACCTTCCAGGACGAGGAGCGCGCCGCCGTGGACACGCTCCGCCGGCAGGCGTTCGGCCGGCTCTACCGCGACGTCGTCTGA
- a CDS encoding rhodanese-like domain-containing protein, with product MDGEIGTEELRERLDDEETRVVDIRPPRAYRRGHVPGSENVPLGQLVQDVERFDGDEDVVTLCPHGKSSVKAARLIAAYEGFEGDVVSYEPGLSEWDGPIEEGSAEAEADSAAEEGPESPF from the coding sequence ATGGACGGCGAGATCGGCACCGAGGAACTCAGGGAGCGCCTGGACGACGAGGAGACGCGCGTGGTCGACATCCGCCCGCCGCGGGCCTACCGGCGGGGCCACGTCCCGGGCAGCGAGAACGTCCCGCTGGGCCAACTAGTCCAGGACGTCGAGCGGTTCGACGGCGACGAGGACGTCGTGACGCTGTGTCCCCACGGGAAGTCCAGCGTCAAGGCCGCACGCCTCATCGCCGCCTACGAGGGATTCGAGGGGGACGTCGTCAGCTACGAACCCGGCCTCAGCGAGTGGGACGGACCGATCGAGGAGGGGAGCGCCGAGGCGGAAGCGGACAGTGCAGCCGAGGAAGGACCCGAGTCGCCGTTCTGA
- the trpB gene encoding tryptophan synthase subunit beta — protein sequence MSDGEFEDYGGRHVPEPLAEPLEQLATAYDEVGGTDEFQAELRALLEDFAGRPTPLFHAETLSERYGADIYLKREDLLHGGAHKINNTLGQALLAKRAGRDRLIAETGAGQHGVATAMAGALLDLDTEIYMGRKDVERQEMNVFRMRLMGAEVNEVTRGDEGLADAVDAALEDFAENVDDTHYLVGSVVGPDPFPRMVRDFQAVIGREAKAQFRERTGGLPDAAVAAVGGGSNAMGLFHAFRDDDVAFYGAEGGGEGTDSDRHAAPLSAGQTGTLHGMKTRVIDDDVEVHSVSAGLDYPGAGPEHAMFREVGRAEYRGITDDEALAAFRELSEAEGIIPALESSHAVALAADLAESGDHDEILVNLSGRGDKDMARAAELFDLS from the coding sequence ATGTCCGACGGAGAGTTCGAGGACTACGGCGGGCGACACGTCCCGGAGCCGCTGGCGGAGCCGCTCGAACAGCTAGCGACGGCCTACGACGAGGTCGGCGGCACCGACGAGTTCCAGGCGGAGCTGCGGGCCCTGCTCGAGGACTTCGCGGGGCGGCCGACGCCGCTGTTCCACGCGGAGACGCTCAGCGAGCGCTACGGAGCGGACATCTACCTCAAGCGCGAGGACCTGCTCCACGGCGGCGCGCACAAGATCAACAACACGCTCGGGCAGGCGCTGCTCGCCAAGCGGGCGGGCCGCGACCGGCTCATCGCCGAGACGGGCGCCGGCCAGCACGGCGTCGCGACGGCGATGGCGGGCGCGCTGCTGGACCTCGACACGGAGATCTACATGGGCCGGAAAGACGTTGAGAGGCAAGAAATGAACGTCTTCAGGATGCGCCTGATGGGCGCCGAGGTCAACGAGGTCACCCGCGGCGACGAGGGGCTGGCCGACGCCGTCGACGCCGCCCTGGAGGACTTCGCCGAGAACGTCGACGACACCCACTACCTGGTGGGCTCCGTGGTCGGTCCCGACCCCTTCCCGCGGATGGTGCGGGACTTCCAGGCGGTCATCGGCCGGGAGGCGAAAGCGCAGTTCCGCGAGCGGACGGGCGGACTGCCGGACGCGGCGGTCGCGGCCGTCGGCGGCGGCAGCAACGCCATGGGGCTGTTCCACGCGTTCCGGGACGACGACGTCGCCTTCTACGGCGCCGAGGGCGGCGGCGAGGGGACGGACTCGGACCGCCACGCCGCGCCGCTCTCCGCCGGGCAGACGGGGACCCTCCACGGGATGAAGACCCGCGTCATCGACGACGACGTCGAGGTCCACTCCGTCTCGGCGGGACTCGACTACCCCGGCGCCGGCCCCGAGCACGCCATGTTCCGTGAGGTCGGCCGGGCGGAGTACCGCGGGATCACCGACGACGAGGCGCTCGCCGCGTTCCGCGAACTGAGCGAGGCGGAGGGGATCATCCCGGCGCTGGAGTCGAGCCACGCCGTCGCGCTCGCCGCCGACCTGGCCGAGTCGGGCGACCACGACGAGATCCTCGTCAACCTCAGCGGCCGCGGCGACAAGGACATGGCCCGGGCCGCGGAGCTGTTCGACCTGTCCTGA
- a CDS encoding cellulase family glycosylhydrolase yields MTQDHTSDVTDAQATNRSTTTRRRLLKTTAAGALAAGIGTGAVGNAAARGKATPPLRRDGNRIVEPSGREVELHGINIADPKRVDVTAPARGKNAVQAIDLATDASEGWHANVVRLPVQPVDIGEHEPGSGPDPVAFTEAQLEAYLEEHLDPAIKKCKQEGAYAIVDYHRHRDIPWTDETLAEEVQLFWDVVAERYANRPNVIFEVFNEPQGNPNYGASGQDLVDWWGEWLDTAQPWVDTIRSHADNLTLVGSPRWSQVTFGAVIEEFDGENLGYTLHLYPGHDPTTPADYDDWVTPVNYGGGDVPYDDETPAYEIAPVVMTEWGFDPDADPAAGGAVDEETANSVDWAEHDPDYGQHVTEWLSTRPVHSTAWVFDPIWDPNMFTRPFETESIGNPYDPDNEVPELCGDLPCEWELLTGDYMGDTVKEFLASENAGDHPGRGKGHQKGRGKGHQKGRGKGHQKGRGNGHGKHHTDE; encoded by the coding sequence ATGACACAGGACCACACGTCCGACGTAACCGACGCACAGGCGACGAACCGGTCCACGACGACGCGACGCCGGCTGCTGAAGACGACGGCCGCCGGCGCGCTCGCGGCCGGAATCGGCACGGGTGCGGTGGGTAACGCGGCCGCCCGCGGCAAGGCCACGCCGCCGCTGCGGCGGGACGGGAACAGGATCGTCGAGCCCTCCGGCCGGGAGGTCGAACTGCACGGGATCAACATCGCCGACCCGAAGCGGGTCGACGTGACAGCACCGGCGCGCGGGAAGAACGCCGTCCAGGCCATCGACCTGGCGACGGACGCCTCGGAGGGCTGGCACGCGAACGTGGTGCGGCTGCCCGTCCAGCCCGTCGACATCGGTGAGCACGAGCCCGGCTCCGGCCCGGACCCGGTCGCGTTCACCGAGGCCCAGCTCGAGGCGTACCTCGAGGAACACCTCGATCCGGCGATCAAGAAGTGCAAGCAGGAGGGCGCCTACGCCATCGTCGACTACCACCGCCACCGGGACATCCCGTGGACGGACGAGACGCTGGCCGAGGAGGTCCAGCTGTTCTGGGACGTCGTCGCCGAGCGGTACGCCAACCGGCCGAACGTCATCTTCGAGGTGTTCAACGAGCCCCAGGGCAACCCCAACTACGGGGCCAGCGGCCAGGACCTGGTCGACTGGTGGGGCGAGTGGCTGGACACGGCCCAGCCGTGGGTCGACACGATCCGGAGCCACGCCGACAACCTGACGCTGGTCGGCTCGCCCCGCTGGTCCCAGGTGACCTTCGGCGCGGTCATCGAGGAGTTCGACGGCGAGAACCTCGGGTACACGCTGCACCTGTATCCCGGCCACGACCCGACCACGCCGGCCGACTACGACGACTGGGTCACGCCGGTCAACTACGGCGGCGGCGACGTGCCCTACGACGACGAGACGCCGGCCTACGAGATCGCACCGGTCGTCATGACCGAATGGGGCTTCGACCCCGACGCGGATCCCGCCGCCGGCGGTGCCGTCGACGAGGAGACCGCCAACAGCGTCGACTGGGCCGAGCACGACCCCGACTACGGCCAGCACGTCACCGAGTGGCTCTCCACCCGGCCGGTCCACTCCACCGCGTGGGTGTTCGACCCCATCTGGGATCCCAACATGTTCACCCGTCCCTTCGAGACCGAATCCATCGGCAACCCCTACGACCCGGACAACGAGGTCCCCGAACTCTGCGGGGACCTCCCCTGCGAGTGGGAGCTGCTGACCGGCGACTACATGGGCGACACGGTCAAGGAGTTCCTGGCGTCCGAGAACGCCGGCGACCATCCCGGCCGCGGCAAGGGCCACCAGAAGGGCCGCGGCAAGGGCCACCAGAAGGGCCGTGGCAAGGGCCACCAGAAGGGCCGCGGCAACGGCCACGGGAAACATCACACGGACGAATAG
- a CDS encoding aconitate hydratase: MGQTLTEKILDDHLVEGELTPGEEIGIEIDQVLTQDTTGTLVWLQFEALDLDEVQTELAAQYCDHQTYQFDFKNTDDHRFLRSAAGTFGAHFSRPGNGICHNVHKENFAAPGKTMLGSDSHTPTPGGLGELAIGAGGLDVAVAMGGGAYYIEMPEVVNVHLEGELPEWATAKDVILELLRRLSVKGGVGKVLEYTGPGVESLTVPERTTITNMGTELGATTSIFPTDEQTEDYLSRLGREDEYVDLSPDEDAEYADQITVDLSELEPLIAEPSMPDNVVPVREVAGTDVEQVIIGSCTNGAYEDILPAAKMLEGRNTAKTTEMIVAPGSKQASEMLARDGWTAELMAAGVNFSEATCGACIGIGHVPASDSVSLRTFNRNFEGRSGIEDDNVYLCSPEVATAAAIAGEIVDPRDLADELGDLEAPGIELPEQYIGASSSDLIAPDEAVDDELIKGPNIGEVPLKDPLGADIEGEALLKMEDNITTDHIIPATADILKFRSNIDKLSDFTLSRIDDTFADRARDADGGLLVAGENYGQGSSREHAALCPMFLGIEAVLAQSFARIHKANLFNFGIVPLEIDEETYEKIDEGDDIEIVTDVADAVASGQEEFTIRVNDDWEATATLDASERERRILADGGKLSHTKKQAEDGSGAAPADD, translated from the coding sequence ATGGGACAGACGCTCACGGAGAAGATTCTCGACGATCATCTTGTCGAGGGTGAACTCACCCCCGGCGAGGAGATCGGGATCGAGATCGACCAGGTCCTCACCCAGGACACGACGGGTACGCTGGTGTGGCTGCAGTTCGAAGCGCTGGACCTCGACGAGGTCCAGACCGAACTGGCCGCCCAGTACTGCGACCACCAGACGTATCAGTTCGACTTCAAGAACACGGACGACCACCGGTTCCTGCGCTCCGCGGCCGGCACGTTCGGCGCGCACTTCTCGCGGCCGGGCAACGGCATCTGCCACAACGTCCACAAGGAGAACTTCGCGGCGCCGGGCAAGACGATGCTCGGCTCCGACTCCCACACGCCGACCCCCGGCGGGCTCGGCGAACTGGCCATCGGCGCCGGCGGCCTCGACGTCGCCGTCGCGATGGGCGGAGGCGCCTACTACATCGAGATGCCCGAGGTCGTCAACGTCCACCTCGAGGGCGAACTGCCCGAGTGGGCCACCGCGAAGGACGTCATCCTCGAGCTCCTCCGTCGCCTCTCGGTCAAGGGCGGCGTCGGCAAGGTGCTCGAGTACACCGGCCCCGGCGTCGAGAGCCTGACGGTGCCCGAGCGGACGACGATCACCAACATGGGCACGGAGCTCGGTGCCACCACCTCCATCTTCCCGACGGACGAGCAGACCGAGGACTACCTCTCCCGGCTCGGCCGCGAGGACGAGTACGTCGACCTCTCGCCCGACGAGGACGCCGAGTACGCCGACCAGATCACGGTCGACCTCTCGGAGCTCGAGCCGCTCATCGCCGAGCCGTCGATGCCCGACAACGTCGTGCCCGTCCGCGAGGTCGCCGGCACGGACGTCGAGCAGGTCATCATCGGCTCCTGTACCAACGGCGCCTACGAGGACATCCTGCCCGCCGCGAAGATGCTCGAGGGCCGGAACACGGCCAAGACGACCGAGATGATCGTCGCGCCCGGGTCCAAGCAGGCCTCCGAGATGCTGGCCCGCGACGGCTGGACGGCCGAGCTGATGGCCGCCGGCGTCAACTTCTCCGAGGCCACCTGCGGTGCCTGTATCGGCATCGGCCACGTGCCCGCCTCGGACTCCGTCTCGCTGCGGACGTTCAACCGCAACTTCGAGGGTCGCTCCGGCATCGAGGACGACAACGTCTACCTCTGCTCGCCCGAGGTCGCGACCGCCGCGGCCATCGCCGGCGAGATCGTCGACCCGCGCGACCTGGCCGACGAACTGGGCGACCTCGAGGCGCCCGGCATCGAACTGCCCGAGCAGTACATCGGCGCCTCCAGCTCCGACCTCATCGCGCCCGACGAGGCCGTCGACGATGAGCTCATCAAGGGCCCGAACATCGGCGAGGTCCCGCTGAAGGACCCGCTGGGAGCGGACATCGAGGGTGAGGCCCTCCTGAAGATGGAGGACAACATCACCACCGACCACATCATCCCGGCGACGGCGGACATCCTCAAGTTCCGCTCGAACATCGACAAGCTCTCGGACTTCACGCTGTCGCGGATCGACGACACCTTCGCCGACCGCGCCCGCGACGCCGACGGCGGCCTGCTGGTCGCCGGCGAGAACTACGGTCAGGGCTCCTCGCGCGAGCACGCGGCCCTGTGCCCGATGTTCCTTGGCATCGAGGCCGTCCTCGCCCAGAGCTTCGCCCGCATCCACAAGGCGAACCTCTTCAACTTCGGCATCGTGCCGCTGGAGATCGACGAGGAGACCTACGAGAAGATCGACGAGGGCGACGACATCGAGATCGTCACCGACGTCGCCGACGCGGTCGCCTCCGGCCAGGAGGAGTTCACCATCCGCGTGAACGACGACTGGGAGGCCACCGCCACCCTCGACGCCTCCGAGCGCGAGCGCCGCATCCTCGCGGACGGTGGCAAGCTCTCGCACACGAAGAAGCAGGCCGAAGACGGTAGCGGCGCCGCGCCCGCCGACGACTAA